A single window of Micrococcaceae bacterium Sec5.1 DNA harbors:
- a CDS encoding molybdopterin oxidoreductase → MISKNLFLQGIFPFDGIGMEKPVPLHSELAHFVPDGVVNQTLYFRGGNSSSELIAVVLMRDGVPMRYFPIGAKGDVHVPLRVVEDIEGGSMIELFIAAPAGVRGSVVVDLGMVEH, encoded by the coding sequence GTGATCTCCAAGAACCTCTTCCTCCAGGGCATTTTCCCGTTTGACGGCATCGGCATGGAAAAGCCGGTTCCCCTCCACAGCGAGCTGGCGCACTTTGTCCCGGACGGCGTCGTAAATCAGACTCTTTACTTCCGCGGCGGCAACTCCAGCTCCGAACTCATCGCGGTTGTCCTCATGCGCGACGGCGTTCCGATGCGGTACTTCCCCATCGGAGCAAAAGGCGATGTACACGTCCCGTTGAGGGTTGTGGAAGATATCGAGGGCGGCTCGATGATCGAGCTGTTCATCGCCGCGCCAGCTGGTGTCCGCGGTTCCGTGGTGGTGGACCTGGGCATGGTGGAGCACTGA
- a CDS encoding ABC-F family ATP-binding cassette domain-containing protein — MTDHLHLSGVSHGYGDRELFHAVDLTIDHGEHVAIVGENGAGKSTLLRLLAGVETPDDGTAGLAGTSGYRVGYLAQTHGLPASLTVGDAIDASLTALRALEASITELERDLADAGPETLELYGSLQTQYQLREGYAAESRVEAALDRLGLGGLDRRRTLGSLSGGEQERVALACLLADPAEALLLDEPTNHLDANGTAWLESRLAAHRGTVVVVSHDRVLLRKVASTVIEVDAERRSVNRYGNGYEGYLREKAAQRARWVQQYEEWLDAMAAERFQAATVSGGMGYGRVRDNDKFATGFKKGTWQRAATSKVRNAQERLRRLEENPIDRPPVPLKLAAQLDLQVQEAAGPAIEARGITVPGRLKPTDLRVETGEKILITGPNGAGKSTLVSVLAGTLEPVSGTLAVQGTVGYLQQELDVPPRPGLRLLPAFAAGLGGNIDEHAEALLRLGLFRPAEFHVPVGSLSAGQQRRLTLARLLLGSYETMIVDEPTNHLAPVLVEQLEAALADFSGTLVIVSHDRALGEWFDRCAAAGSVGSWVRYGMQDGELL, encoded by the coding sequence TTGACTGACCACCTTCACCTTTCCGGCGTTTCCCACGGTTATGGGGATCGAGAACTTTTCCACGCCGTTGACCTCACCATCGATCACGGCGAACACGTAGCCATTGTCGGAGAAAACGGGGCGGGAAAATCCACCCTTCTCCGCCTGCTGGCCGGCGTGGAAACGCCCGACGACGGCACGGCAGGTTTGGCAGGGACTTCCGGCTACCGCGTGGGCTATCTCGCCCAAACACACGGACTTCCGGCCTCGCTCACCGTGGGCGACGCCATTGACGCGTCGCTTACTGCGTTGCGTGCGCTCGAGGCCAGCATCACCGAACTGGAGCGGGACCTGGCGGATGCGGGCCCCGAAACCTTGGAACTCTACGGAAGCCTGCAGACCCAGTACCAACTTCGCGAAGGTTACGCTGCCGAGTCCCGGGTGGAAGCAGCGCTTGACCGGCTGGGGCTAGGAGGCCTGGACCGGCGTCGAACGCTTGGATCTTTGTCCGGCGGCGAGCAGGAGCGCGTTGCCCTCGCGTGCCTGCTGGCCGATCCGGCCGAAGCCCTGCTCCTGGACGAGCCCACCAACCACCTCGACGCCAACGGCACAGCCTGGCTGGAATCGAGGTTGGCTGCGCATCGAGGGACCGTGGTGGTGGTTTCGCACGATCGCGTCCTGCTGCGGAAGGTAGCCAGCACAGTCATCGAAGTCGACGCTGAACGCCGATCCGTCAATCGCTATGGCAACGGGTACGAAGGTTACTTGCGCGAGAAAGCCGCACAGCGTGCCCGTTGGGTGCAGCAATATGAGGAATGGCTAGACGCCATGGCCGCCGAGCGGTTCCAGGCCGCCACGGTTTCGGGCGGCATGGGCTACGGCCGGGTGCGCGACAACGACAAGTTTGCAACCGGCTTCAAAAAAGGAACGTGGCAGCGCGCCGCCACCAGCAAAGTGCGGAACGCCCAGGAACGCCTCCGACGGCTCGAAGAGAACCCCATTGACCGGCCACCCGTGCCGCTCAAGCTCGCCGCGCAACTTGACCTTCAGGTGCAGGAGGCCGCTGGGCCAGCCATCGAAGCACGCGGCATCACCGTTCCGGGGCGCTTGAAGCCAACTGACCTGCGCGTCGAAACCGGGGAAAAGATCCTCATCACCGGACCCAACGGCGCAGGAAAATCAACGTTGGTCTCTGTGCTCGCCGGGACGCTTGAGCCCGTCAGCGGAACCTTGGCCGTTCAGGGCACAGTCGGGTACCTGCAGCAGGAACTCGACGTTCCGCCCCGTCCGGGGCTCCGTCTGCTTCCGGCGTTTGCCGCCGGACTGGGAGGAAACATCGACGAACATGCCGAGGCCCTGCTGCGCCTTGGCTTGTTTCGGCCTGCTGAATTTCACGTTCCCGTGGGCAGCCTCTCGGCCGGGCAGCAACGCCGGCTCACCCTGGCCAGGCTGCTTCTGGGAAGCTACGAGACCATGATCGTGGACGAACCCACCAACCACCTCGCGCCGGTGCTCGTGGAACAGTTGGAAGCCGCGCTCGCAGACTTCTCAGGGACACTGGTCATCGTGAGCCACGACCGCGCGCTGGGGGAGTGGTTCGACCGGTGCGCCGCGGCGGGCTCGGTGGGTAGCTGGGTCCGTTATGGAATGCAGGATGGCGAGTTGCTGTAG
- a CDS encoding lysostaphin resistance A-like protein, with the protein MGTISTRTRLYRFNALDAVAVAAYLGFTIYFTFAGESVERMMLQLFSDPATASYAVNALFYAVVGVFALASAWRIVGRDVKILGTRPWFTLGMVPLAVVVMLIVTALLVAATGTAQTSENQLGIQGLLQRVPAWLMVPLLVVLGPFVEEYLFRHLLIGKLSQYVNIWICCALSVGVFASIHVVGREGLVLPALAPYLGMALVLVAVYVWTGKNLMFSYFVHAAKNLLAVVLIYAIPPDFLPH; encoded by the coding sequence ATGGGCACCATTTCGACGCGGACGAGGCTTTACCGGTTCAATGCCCTGGACGCCGTGGCCGTCGCTGCCTATCTGGGATTCACGATCTACTTCACGTTTGCGGGCGAATCCGTGGAGCGAATGATGCTCCAGCTTTTTTCAGACCCTGCCACAGCCTCGTATGCCGTTAACGCACTCTTCTATGCCGTCGTCGGGGTTTTCGCCCTGGCATCCGCCTGGCGCATAGTCGGCCGTGACGTCAAGATCCTGGGCACCCGCCCTTGGTTCACTCTTGGCATGGTCCCCCTTGCGGTGGTGGTCATGCTGATCGTCACGGCACTCCTGGTCGCGGCGACCGGTACTGCGCAGACTTCCGAAAACCAGTTGGGCATCCAAGGCCTGCTCCAGCGTGTGCCGGCCTGGCTCATGGTGCCGCTGCTGGTGGTCCTGGGGCCGTTCGTAGAGGAGTACTTGTTCCGGCACCTGCTGATCGGCAAGCTGTCGCAGTACGTGAACATCTGGATCTGCTGTGCCCTTTCGGTGGGAGTTTTCGCATCGATCCACGTGGTGGGCAGGGAGGGTCTGGTGTTGCCGGCCCTTGCGCCTTATCTCGGCATGGCCCTGGTGCTGGTGGCGGTCTATGTGTGGACGGGAAAGAACCTGATGTTCTCCTACTTCGTCCATGCCGCCAAGAACCTCCTGGCCGTGGTTCTCATCTATGCGATCCCGCCGGACTTCCTCCCCCACTAG
- a CDS encoding 1,4-dihydroxy-2-naphthoyl-CoA synthase produces MNNQLPAKVSDIFDPSRWRTVSGFDDFKDMTYHRQVERSTDGTVKDLPTVRIAFNRPEVRNAFRPGTVDELYRAMDHARMTPDVATVLLTGNGPSEKDGGHSFCSGGDQRIRGRDGYRYAEGDTQETIDPARAGRLHILEVQRLMRTMPKVVIAVVNGWAAGGGHSLHVVSDLTIASREHGKFKQTDATVGSFDAGYGSALLARQIGQKAAREIFFLAREYSAEDMVRMGAVNEAVDHARLEEVALEYAADIARQSPQAIRMLKFAFNLADDGLAGQQVFAGEATRLAYMTDEAVEGKEAFLQKRDPDWSNFPYYF; encoded by the coding sequence GTGAACAACCAACTCCCTGCCAAGGTTTCCGACATCTTTGACCCCTCGCGCTGGCGCACCGTTTCCGGCTTCGACGACTTCAAGGACATGACGTACCACCGGCAGGTTGAGCGTTCCACGGACGGGACGGTCAAGGATCTCCCCACTGTCCGCATCGCGTTTAACCGCCCCGAAGTGCGCAACGCGTTCCGTCCCGGCACTGTGGACGAGCTTTACCGGGCCATGGACCACGCCCGCATGACTCCCGACGTCGCCACCGTGCTGCTCACGGGCAACGGACCGTCGGAAAAGGACGGCGGGCACTCGTTCTGTTCGGGCGGCGACCAGCGGATCCGTGGCAGGGACGGCTACCGCTACGCCGAGGGTGATACCCAGGAGACCATCGACCCCGCCCGCGCCGGCCGCCTTCACATCCTGGAAGTCCAGCGCCTGATGCGGACCATGCCCAAGGTGGTCATCGCCGTCGTCAATGGCTGGGCAGCTGGCGGGGGACATTCCCTGCACGTGGTCAGCGACCTCACCATCGCCTCGCGCGAACACGGCAAGTTCAAGCAGACCGATGCCACGGTGGGAAGTTTCGACGCCGGATACGGCTCTGCGCTGCTGGCCCGCCAGATCGGGCAGAAGGCCGCGCGGGAGATCTTCTTCCTGGCCCGTGAATACTCGGCTGAGGACATGGTCCGGATGGGAGCCGTGAACGAGGCCGTGGACCACGCCCGGTTGGAGGAGGTCGCACTGGAGTACGCGGCTGATATCGCCCGCCAGTCCCCCCAGGCAATCCGCATGCTGAAGTTCGCCTTCAACCTGGCCGACGACGGCCTTGCCGGGCAGCAGGTCTTCGCCGGTGAAGCCACGCGGCTGGCCTACATGACGGACGAGGCCGTGGAGGGCAAGGAAGCCTTCCTCCAGAAACGCGACCCCGACTGGTCCAACTTCCCCTACTACTTCTAG
- a CDS encoding AMP-binding protein, with translation MDIDPVLKALAAALHGEGPAVEIVVHEDGRPEAVPVETGVEEAAVVVRTSGSTGTPKATVLTVDALAASSVATAMALRAEGQWLLALPLQYVAGVQVLVRSLYAGTRPWVMDQSNGFTPEAFTAAAEELTDKIRFTSLVPTQLQRLLDSPAPETLAVLRRFNAILLGGAPASAELLANAHAEGLHVVTTYGSAETCGGCVYDGEPLDGVEVRIGEGELEGRILLGGETVAAGYLDAPRATKAAFFEEDGVRWYVTGDLGEVTGDGKLTVLGRADDVIITGGVKASAAYIQSKLEELDGVSAAFVAGVPSHEWGQAVAAYVAITDPSPEGLKGFTARREAALGVLAPKTVLAEKELLMLPNGKPDRLAMIDQLSAAHQGQ, from the coding sequence GTGGACATCGATCCCGTACTCAAAGCACTGGCCGCTGCCCTGCATGGCGAGGGTCCCGCCGTCGAAATTGTGGTTCACGAGGACGGACGGCCGGAAGCCGTTCCGGTAGAGACCGGCGTGGAAGAGGCTGCAGTGGTGGTCCGAACCTCCGGCTCCACCGGGACGCCCAAGGCGACTGTCCTCACTGTGGATGCCCTGGCTGCGTCCTCTGTGGCCACGGCCATGGCATTGCGCGCCGAAGGCCAGTGGCTGCTCGCGCTCCCCCTTCAGTACGTGGCTGGCGTGCAGGTCCTGGTTCGCTCCCTCTACGCCGGGACGCGGCCCTGGGTGATGGATCAGTCGAACGGCTTCACGCCTGAGGCATTCACGGCTGCCGCCGAGGAACTGACGGACAAGATCCGCTTCACCTCGCTGGTACCCACCCAGCTGCAGCGGCTCCTGGACTCACCCGCCCCGGAAACCCTTGCTGTGCTGCGCCGCTTCAATGCCATCCTGCTGGGAGGCGCTCCGGCGTCGGCTGAGCTGCTGGCAAATGCCCACGCGGAGGGACTCCACGTTGTCACCACGTACGGCTCGGCCGAGACGTGCGGCGGGTGCGTGTACGACGGCGAGCCACTGGACGGCGTCGAGGTCCGCATCGGCGAGGGCGAACTGGAAGGCCGCATCCTGCTGGGTGGCGAGACCGTGGCGGCGGGCTACCTTGACGCGCCGCGCGCCACGAAGGCCGCGTTCTTCGAGGAGGACGGTGTGCGTTGGTACGTTACCGGCGACCTCGGCGAAGTTACCGGCGACGGCAAGCTCACCGTTCTGGGCCGTGCCGACGACGTCATCATCACCGGCGGCGTCAAAGCCTCCGCCGCGTACATCCAAAGCAAGCTGGAAGAGCTCGACGGCGTCAGCGCGGCTTTCGTCGCGGGTGTCCCATCACATGAATGGGGCCAGGCCGTGGCAGCTTACGTGGCCATAACCGATCCATCGCCGGAAGGCCTGAAGGGGTTCACGGCCCGCCGCGAAGCCGCACTGGGCGTCCTGGCGCCGAAGACGGTCCTGGCGGAGAAGGAATTGCTCATGCTGCCTAACGGAAAACCGGACAGGCTGGCCATGATCGACCAGCTATCCGCCGCGCATCAGGGACAATAG
- a CDS encoding 1,4-dihydroxy-2-naphthoate polyprenyltransferase gives MATAAHWIQGARLRTLPAAIAPVLIGSAAAFELHAFRLPNAILAALVALLLQVGVNYANDYSDGIRGTDEDRVGPLRLVGSGLAKPEQVKWAAFGLFGAAMVCGLILVIITQTWWLILVGLGCVLAAWGYTGGKNPYGYLGLGDVFVFVFFGLVATLGTTYTQAGQVSLAAVIGAIGTGLIACALLMANNVRDIPTDTAAGKRTLAVRLGDRHARESYVLMLAVAILLVIVLAPTKPWMLIVLLLIPACLMPAWLMVNGKKRKSLIPVLKQTGLINLGYSLLFSLGLILSRGF, from the coding sequence GTGGCGACAGCTGCACATTGGATTCAAGGAGCCCGGCTCCGCACACTGCCCGCGGCAATCGCGCCGGTACTGATCGGTTCGGCAGCGGCGTTTGAGCTCCATGCTTTCCGGCTGCCGAATGCGATCCTTGCGGCACTCGTGGCGCTTCTTCTCCAAGTCGGCGTCAATTACGCCAATGACTACTCGGACGGCATCCGTGGGACCGACGAGGACCGGGTGGGGCCGCTGCGCCTGGTTGGTTCCGGACTCGCCAAGCCGGAGCAAGTGAAGTGGGCGGCCTTCGGATTGTTCGGCGCCGCCATGGTTTGCGGGCTGATCCTGGTCATCATTACCCAGACCTGGTGGCTGATCCTGGTGGGCCTCGGCTGCGTCCTGGCAGCCTGGGGCTACACGGGCGGCAAGAACCCCTACGGCTACCTTGGCCTGGGCGACGTCTTCGTCTTCGTGTTCTTCGGGCTGGTGGCAACGCTCGGCACCACGTACACCCAAGCCGGGCAGGTCAGCCTTGCTGCCGTCATTGGCGCGATCGGTACGGGGCTCATCGCCTGCGCCCTGCTCATGGCCAACAACGTCCGGGACATTCCCACGGACACGGCGGCCGGGAAACGCACTTTGGCCGTGCGTCTTGGAGACAGGCATGCCCGCGAGAGCTACGTGTTGATGCTGGCCGTCGCCATCCTGCTGGTGATTGTGCTGGCGCCCACCAAGCCTTGGATGTTGATCGTTCTCCTGCTGATCCCCGCCTGCCTGATGCCCGCTTGGCTCATGGTGAACGGCAAGAAGCGCAAGAGCCTCATTCCAGTGCTCAAGCAGACCGGCCTGATCAACCTCGGCTACAGCCTGCTGTTCTCGCTCGGCCTGATTCTGAGCCGCGGCTTCTAG
- a CDS encoding DUF4229 domain-containing protein, translating to MVAFLKYSLIRLALFVPLFILFAFLQVGWILAVVFAGLIAFAISYLFFQKQRDAATAAMRERFSGRAKPIRTAGEVEDAEAEDSLVEQNPDIAVNNDKRPGSK from the coding sequence ATAGTGGCTTTCCTGAAGTATTCCCTCATCCGTTTGGCGCTGTTCGTGCCGCTGTTCATCCTGTTCGCCTTTTTGCAGGTGGGTTGGATCCTGGCCGTGGTCTTCGCGGGACTGATCGCGTTCGCCATCAGTTACCTCTTCTTCCAGAAACAGCGCGACGCCGCCACTGCGGCCATGCGGGAACGCTTTTCCGGCCGGGCCAAGCCCATCCGCACCGCTGGTGAGGTTGAGGACGCCGAGGCAGAGGATAGCCTCGTGGAGCAGAACCCGGACATCGCCGTCAACAACGACAAACGCCCGGGTTCCAAGTAG
- a CDS encoding PLD nuclease N-terminal domain-containing protein, whose translation MLRVVGVVVVLVIFVYALVDVIRTDGRFTRGISKPAWIVVMILLPLLGAVLWFIFGRPYGKPSAQPIRRHPTAPDDDPEFLRNLETRRRNTAEEERLKKLKAELEAKERKLKGADGAEGSQGNKAPGYKSGDAKRGEPDTHGTDELK comes from the coding sequence ATGCTCCGGGTTGTTGGCGTCGTCGTCGTCCTTGTTATCTTCGTCTACGCCCTCGTGGACGTGATACGTACGGATGGCAGATTCACACGCGGCATCTCCAAGCCCGCTTGGATCGTCGTCATGATCCTCCTGCCCCTCTTGGGTGCCGTCCTCTGGTTCATCTTCGGGCGGCCCTACGGCAAGCCCTCGGCGCAGCCCATCCGCCGCCACCCTACCGCCCCGGATGATGATCCCGAGTTCCTCCGCAACCTCGAAACCCGCCGCCGGAACACCGCCGAAGAAGAACGCCTCAAGAAGCTCAAGGCAGAGCTCGAAGCCAAGGAACGGAAGCTCAAGGGTGCTGATGGCGCGGAGGGCAGCCAGGGCAATAAAGCCCCCGGATATAAGTCCGGCGATGCTAAACGCGGCGAGCCGGATACCCATGGCACCGACGAACTGAAGTAG